A window of the Streptomyces sp. NBC_00250 genome harbors these coding sequences:
- a CDS encoding M23 family metallopeptidase has translation MSKRMNPAARVTVVALAAAGLGATMVTGAGSAFAAEGKAVTAPVALTASAAVAAQADAQANVAAQVKAAAAKATAAKVTAAKQAAAVKKAAAVKPVAAKKAASWVKPVSAYTLSASYNQGGAMWAHKHSGQDFAVPTGTPVKAAGSGTVVKAGPNGGGDGPAYGNAIVIKHANGTYSQYAHLSKIKVHIGQKVLVGQQIALSGNTGNSSGPHLHFEIRTTPNYGSAVNPAAFLRSHGVSI, from the coding sequence ATGTCGAAGCGCATGAACCCCGCCGCCCGTGTCACCGTCGTCGCTCTCGCCGCCGCCGGCCTGGGAGCGACGATGGTGACCGGAGCTGGGTCCGCCTTCGCCGCCGAGGGCAAGGCCGTCACCGCCCCGGTCGCGCTCACCGCGTCCGCCGCCGTCGCCGCCCAGGCCGACGCCCAGGCGAACGTCGCCGCCCAGGTGAAGGCCGCCGCCGCGAAGGCGACGGCCGCGAAGGTCACGGCCGCCAAGCAGGCCGCCGCGGTCAAGAAGGCCGCGGCCGTGAAGCCGGTCGCCGCCAAGAAGGCCGCGTCCTGGGTCAAGCCGGTCTCCGCGTACACGCTGAGCGCCAGCTACAACCAGGGCGGCGCCATGTGGGCCCACAAGCACTCCGGCCAGGACTTCGCCGTTCCGACCGGCACCCCGGTCAAGGCCGCGGGCAGCGGCACCGTCGTGAAGGCCGGCCCGAACGGCGGCGGCGACGGCCCCGCGTACGGCAACGCGATCGTCATCAAGCACGCCAACGGCACGTACTCGCAGTACGCCCACCTGTCGAAGATCAAGGTGCACATCGGCCAGAAGGTCCTCGTCGGCCAGCAGATCGCCCTCTCGGGCAACACCGGCAACTCCTCCGGCCCCCACCTGCACTTCGAGATCCGTACGACCCCGAACTACGGCTCCGCCGTGAACCCGGCCGCCTTCCTGCGGTCCCACGGCGTCTCCATCTGA
- a CDS encoding TetR/AcrR family transcriptional regulator translates to MARGNTRQRIQDVALDLFAEQGYEKTSLREIAERLDVTKAALYYHFKTKEDILVGIFEDLTRPMDELITWAEEQPRTLETRQEVLRRYQVALRAAAPLFRFMQENQATVRELSVGLTFKERMMALTGLIREPDFAMVDQVRCVSAIFTLHAGAFFMQNIEGDPEEKHRATLEVALDLLNQAHGAQ, encoded by the coding sequence ATGGCCCGAGGCAACACCCGCCAGCGCATCCAGGACGTGGCGCTGGACCTCTTCGCGGAGCAGGGCTACGAGAAGACCTCCCTGCGTGAGATCGCGGAGCGCCTCGACGTCACCAAAGCGGCCCTCTACTACCACTTCAAGACCAAGGAAGACATCCTCGTCGGGATCTTCGAGGACCTGACCCGGCCCATGGACGAGCTGATCACCTGGGCCGAGGAACAGCCCCGCACCCTGGAGACCCGGCAGGAGGTGCTGCGCCGCTACCAGGTGGCGCTGCGCGCGGCGGCCCCGCTCTTCCGCTTCATGCAGGAGAACCAGGCGACGGTCCGCGAGCTCAGCGTCGGCCTCACCTTCAAGGAACGCATGATGGCGCTGACCGGGCTGATCCGGGAGCCGGACTTCGCCATGGTGGACCAGGTGCGCTGCGTCAGCGCGATCTTCACCCTGCACGCGGGCGCGTTCTTCATGCAGAACATCGAGGGCGACCCCGAGGAGAAGCACAGGGCCACCCTCGAGGTCGCCCTCGATCTGCTCAATCAGGCCCACGGGGCCCAGTGA